In Marivirga salinae, a single window of DNA contains:
- a CDS encoding spheroidene monooxygenase encodes MVTISLINYSQNKYWAFKQMQLLPPRLAKIKGCEFAKLLGTGSGFGFSLWPDFSTYALLMKWEHETQAEDFFQNSNEFNELKSKSNSIETHYLESLGAHGSWYGQNPFPEKAEYSGGKIAVITRARINLHKLPRFWQFVPKASQAIKNAKGLIFTKGIGEWPLIEQATFSIWENEQAMKDYAYADIHKEIIGKVKKENWYKEELFGRFNYIKSINH; translated from the coding sequence ATGGTAACCATCTCATTAATAAACTACTCTCAAAATAAATATTGGGCATTTAAACAAATGCAATTGCTGCCTCCTCGATTAGCTAAAATCAAAGGTTGTGAATTTGCGAAATTACTAGGGACAGGAAGCGGATTTGGTTTTAGTTTATGGCCTGATTTTTCTACCTATGCTTTGTTGATGAAGTGGGAGCATGAAACGCAAGCCGAAGATTTTTTCCAAAATTCAAATGAATTCAATGAGCTAAAAAGTAAATCCAACTCAATAGAAACACACTATTTAGAGTCGCTTGGTGCACATGGTAGCTGGTATGGACAAAATCCATTTCCTGAGAAAGCAGAATACTCAGGAGGGAAAATAGCTGTAATAACCAGGGCAAGAATTAACCTCCATAAACTGCCACGATTTTGGCAATTCGTACCCAAGGCAAGTCAAGCTATTAAAAATGCCAAGGGTTTAATCTTTACCAAAGGAATAGGCGAATGGCCTTTAATTGAACAAGCCACCTTCAGCATTTGGGAAAATGAGCAAGCCATGAAGGATTATGCATATGCTGATATCCATAAAGAGATTATTGGGAAGGTAAAGAAAGAAAATTGGTATAAAGAGGAGTTATTTGGTCGTTTCAATTACATTAAGAGCATTAATCATTAA
- a CDS encoding GMC oxidoreductase, whose product MDFDYDYIIIGSGFGGSVSALRLSQKGYKVLVVEKGKWYQSKDFAKTNWNLPKWLWLPSLRFFGIMKLTVFRHVAILSGTGVGGGSLVYANTLPVPKTAFYKTGSWASLKDWETELKPYYAIAHKMLGAAENPELFDGDLALQKLAKERNISSQFEATKVAVYFGKPGVEVEDPYFGGKGPKRTGCTFCGGCMTGCRYDAKNTLDKNYLHLAQQEGAEILAEQEVIDVKPIENKEGSDGYHVQLQSSTKFFKTKKSLTANGVIFSGGVMGTVKLLLKLKKKGSLPLLSNKTGEEIRTNNETLISVSSLEKNINVSKGVAIGSILHTDENTHLEICRYSEGSGFWKLLHLPMSQGNTIFKRIGNTFVNMFKSPVRYFRTYWLNSWSKRTVILLFMQSVDSTINFKRGWLGNMVSKVGNGKPPSPDIPESAQLTKDYAKIINGNATAFSLETLAGIPSTAHILGGAVMGEDAEKGVIDRSNNVFGYKNMMVIDGSMISANPGVNPSLSITAIAEHAMDQVPEKSKIHAGFEKE is encoded by the coding sequence ATGGATTTTGATTACGATTACATTATAATTGGCAGTGGGTTCGGGGGTTCGGTTAGTGCATTAAGACTTTCGCAAAAAGGATATAAGGTTTTGGTGGTCGAAAAAGGAAAGTGGTACCAGTCAAAAGATTTTGCTAAAACCAACTGGAATTTACCTAAGTGGTTATGGTTGCCATCGCTGCGTTTTTTCGGTATTATGAAGCTCACAGTTTTCAGGCATGTTGCCATCCTCTCAGGCACTGGTGTAGGAGGTGGTTCCCTTGTTTATGCCAATACATTACCTGTGCCTAAAACTGCCTTTTATAAAACGGGTTCATGGGCTAGTTTAAAAGATTGGGAAACAGAGTTAAAGCCGTATTATGCAATAGCCCATAAAATGTTGGGGGCTGCTGAAAACCCAGAATTATTTGACGGTGATCTTGCCCTTCAAAAGCTGGCTAAAGAGCGAAATATCAGCAGTCAATTTGAGGCTACTAAAGTGGCCGTATATTTTGGCAAGCCGGGAGTTGAGGTAGAAGATCCATACTTTGGTGGTAAAGGCCCTAAAAGGACAGGTTGTACTTTTTGCGGGGGCTGTATGACGGGCTGTCGCTATGATGCCAAGAATACATTGGATAAAAACTATTTACATCTTGCCCAGCAAGAAGGGGCTGAAATACTAGCCGAACAGGAAGTAATTGATGTGAAGCCAATTGAAAATAAAGAAGGGTCAGATGGTTATCATGTTCAGCTTCAATCCAGTACAAAGTTTTTTAAAACAAAAAAATCTCTTACCGCAAATGGAGTGATTTTCTCTGGTGGGGTAATGGGCACAGTAAAATTACTGTTAAAACTGAAGAAAAAAGGCTCATTACCACTTCTGTCCAATAAAACGGGTGAAGAAATAAGAACCAACAATGAAACACTGATCAGCGTATCCAGTCTGGAGAAAAATATTAATGTCTCTAAAGGAGTGGCTATCGGCAGTATTTTGCATACTGATGAAAACACCCATCTTGAGATTTGTCGTTATTCAGAAGGCTCAGGCTTTTGGAAGTTATTGCATTTACCCATGTCACAGGGAAATACTATTTTTAAGAGGATAGGAAACACCTTTGTCAATATGTTTAAGTCGCCTGTCCGTTATTTCAGAACTTACTGGCTCAACAGCTGGTCAAAACGAACGGTCATTTTGTTATTTATGCAGTCGGTTGATAGTACCATTAACTTTAAAAGAGGATGGCTTGGCAATATGGTATCGAAAGTGGGAAATGGAAAACCACCGAGTCCTGATATTCCAGAATCTGCTCAGCTAACTAAAGATTACGCAAAAATTATAAATGGGAATGCCACAGCCTTTTCGCTGGAAACGCTGGCAGGAATTCCGTCAACAGCACATATTTTGGGTGGTGCTGTTATGGGGGAAGACGCTGAAAAAGGGGTGATTGATAGGAGTAACAATGTTTTTGGCTATAAAAATATGATGGTCATAGATGGCTCGATGATATCGGCCAACCCGGGAGTTAACCCTTCATTGTCTATTACCGCTATTGCAGAGCATGCAATGGACCAGGTACCGGAAAAGTCAAAAATACATGCTGGTTTTGAGAAGGAATAA
- a CDS encoding GIY-YIG nuclease family protein, with translation MCNFYILFSPSLEKYYYGHTCDQLSERIRKHNSNHKGYTGKTDDWELSYNEEYPTKTKAQNRELQVKNWKNRKRAEALIKDSGI, from the coding sequence ATGTGCAATTTCTACATCCTCTTCTCCCCATCTCTCGAAAAATACTATTACGGTCACACCTGTGACCAACTTTCCGAAAGAATTAGAAAACACAACTCCAATCACAAAGGCTATACTGGTAAAACTGATGATTGGGAACTCTCCTATAATGAAGAATACCCTACAAAAACAAAAGCCCAGAATCGAGAACTTCAAGTTAAGAATTGGAAGAACAGAAAAAGAGCTGAGGCTTTGATCAAAGACTCAGGGATATAG
- a CDS encoding AsmA family protein: MKRIRKFILYLFLFFILLFAGGSAYLYYNQDQLIDKILSEVNKSIQTPVEVGAIDINWWTDFPNISLRFQDVFIEESLERSSFPLAKLEELALSFNTLDFLKGDYSFEKIILKRGEVTIRTTRTGERNYDIIKSSGESSNQSVNFNLKNIQIQAVQVNYVDEALKQSYLQYADELKASLNKVGDVYHIIADGKINSKAIKIGEYSYFENKKLTVKTKLNYTQGAETVDILPSQLLLSGNEFQVSGNYEILNSYMNIQVNGIETDFTTLISLLPEDYRKQLSDYESTGNAQFEGSLIGKLTSKESPQINFNFSVGNASLFQPEYNTRFEDLSFHGNFNNGARQSFKTSQLVLKDLKGNLKGKAFTANLGIKDFENYLINLSTEGQISTQDLFTFFPNHEKYTKLEGLINFNLSIAGYFDDFKQASTASRINNSGEIILTNLSGVYEDYPLPINDVNGRLMFNKNDIAINHLQGKIGDSDIELSGFFLNIIPYFLKDNQSLLIEAETISENINLNELLSGLSNAENSIEKQEESFKFALSPKLQLDLTSHISKLEFKRFEGRKISGNIKLSNQILEASQLEMESNGGKMTLSGEVNAKKRNEIRINSIANFDGMNVDSIFYTFENFQQDFLTDHHLKGKINADVDAFILLDEGLNFQSDAFTATIDAKIENGELNNFEPMLSLSDYVREDELTHLNFGELSNTIEIRGKVIYLPEMSIQSNVSDILIQGTHTFNQEINYRLLVPLKNYKKQDSDEAFGAIEESGEYSNLYLKIIGTTDDFEVSWDRKRSLQSVADRIREEGETLKKIIKGEKIQEKEKKEVELNEEEYFDW; encoded by the coding sequence TTGAAGCGCATCAGAAAGTTTATTCTTTATCTTTTTTTATTTTTTATCCTGCTTTTTGCGGGTGGGTCGGCTTATTTATATTACAATCAAGACCAACTGATTGATAAAATTCTATCCGAAGTCAATAAATCGATTCAGACACCTGTGGAGGTTGGTGCCATTGATATCAATTGGTGGACTGATTTTCCTAATATCTCACTTCGCTTTCAGGATGTCTTCATAGAAGAATCTCTCGAGAGAAGCAGTTTTCCTTTAGCTAAGTTGGAGGAGTTGGCTCTTTCTTTCAATACGTTGGATTTCCTTAAAGGAGATTATTCATTCGAGAAAATCATACTAAAAAGGGGAGAAGTAACAATTCGCACTACTCGAACAGGTGAGAGAAATTATGATATTATCAAAAGTTCTGGTGAATCATCCAATCAATCGGTCAATTTTAATTTGAAGAATATCCAGATTCAAGCTGTGCAGGTCAATTATGTGGATGAAGCTTTAAAACAATCCTATTTACAGTATGCGGATGAATTAAAGGCAAGCTTAAATAAAGTGGGGGATGTTTATCATATAATTGCGGATGGAAAAATTAATTCCAAAGCCATTAAAATTGGTGAATACAGTTATTTTGAAAATAAAAAGCTGACTGTTAAAACTAAGCTCAACTATACACAGGGGGCGGAAACTGTAGATATATTACCATCTCAATTGCTTTTGTCAGGGAATGAATTTCAAGTTTCAGGAAATTATGAAATCCTAAACAGTTATATGAATATTCAAGTGAATGGGATTGAAACTGATTTCACAACTCTTATTTCTCTGTTGCCTGAGGATTATAGAAAGCAATTGTCAGATTATGAAAGTACTGGGAATGCCCAATTTGAAGGAAGTTTGATCGGAAAATTAACATCTAAAGAAAGTCCCCAAATCAATTTTAATTTTAGTGTAGGTAATGCCTCTTTATTTCAACCCGAATACAATACAAGATTTGAAGATTTAAGCTTTCACGGTAATTTCAATAATGGCGCTAGGCAAAGCTTCAAAACCTCTCAATTGGTATTGAAAGATTTAAAGGGAAATTTAAAAGGTAAAGCTTTTACAGCTAATTTGGGAATTAAAGATTTTGAAAATTATCTCATCAATCTTTCTACTGAAGGACAAATTTCAACACAGGATTTATTTACGTTCTTCCCGAATCATGAAAAATATACTAAACTAGAAGGTTTAATTAATTTCAATTTAAGTATAGCGGGTTATTTTGATGATTTCAAACAAGCTTCCACTGCCTCAAGAATCAATAATTCTGGCGAGATTATTCTGACTAATTTGAGTGGTGTTTACGAGGATTATCCCTTGCCAATTAATGATGTAAATGGAAGATTGATGTTTAATAAAAATGACATAGCCATCAATCATTTGCAGGGCAAAATCGGAGATTCGGACATTGAATTAAGCGGTTTTTTTCTCAATATTATTCCGTATTTCTTGAAAGATAATCAGTCGCTATTAATTGAAGCTGAAACGATAAGCGAAAACATCAATTTAAATGAATTGTTGTCAGGCTTATCGAATGCTGAAAACTCAATCGAAAAGCAGGAAGAGTCCTTTAAATTTGCTCTAAGCCCAAAATTGCAGTTGGACTTAACATCCCATATTTCAAAATTGGAGTTTAAACGATTCGAGGGCAGAAAAATATCGGGCAATATTAAATTATCCAATCAAATTTTAGAGGCTTCACAATTAGAAATGGAAAGCAATGGTGGAAAAATGACCTTAAGCGGAGAAGTGAATGCCAAAAAGAGAAATGAGATTCGCATCAATAGTATTGCAAATTTCGATGGGATGAATGTAGATAGCATATTTTATACTTTCGAAAATTTTCAACAGGATTTCTTAACGGATCACCATTTGAAAGGAAAAATTAATGCGGATGTGGATGCTTTTATTTTGCTTGATGAAGGCTTGAACTTTCAATCTGATGCTTTTACAGCGACTATTGATGCTAAAATTGAGAATGGTGAGCTAAATAATTTTGAGCCTATGTTGAGTTTATCCGATTATGTGAGAGAAGATGAGCTCACGCATTTGAATTTTGGAGAATTGAGCAACACCATTGAAATCAGGGGTAAAGTAATTTATCTGCCGGAAATGTCCATTCAGTCGAATGTATCAGATATTTTAATACAAGGCACGCATACTTTCAATCAGGAAATTAATTATAGATTATTAGTACCTTTGAAAAACTATAAAAAGCAGGATAGCGATGAAGCATTTGGCGCCATTGAAGAAAGTGGGGAATACTCCAATCTTTATCTTAAAATTATAGGTACTACGGATGATTTTGAAGTCAGCTGGGATAGAAAAAGATCATTGCAGTCTGTGGCAGATAGAATAAGAGAGGAGGGAGAAACTTTGAAGAAGATCATTAAGGGAGAGAAAATCCAAGAAAAAGAGAAAAAAGAAGTTGAATTAAATGAAGAAGAATATTTTGATTGGTAG
- a CDS encoding WD40/YVTN/BNR-like repeat-containing protein has translation MKKNILIGSKISNYSLIIITLIFIVSCGDKKVTPKVTQLNSNTDALIIGLQSFNDSIVWASGTYSTLLKSSNAGADWQVFTYPKVDSLQFRDVHPISDKEAIVLSAGEGRLSQIFYFHVESGWRKVFQMKNKQGFIDAVQFWENGQGLVYGDAIDSLAYILKTTDFGRSWDRIPTAPLTNEGEGGFASSGSNILTGDEGKAWIATGANGSARVFYTADYGRSWEVKNTPMMTGEFAGLTAIKNSNDKLWITGGDLAITDQQLENVYYSEDDSKNWKTLPKHQTLGSFYGMAVTNYLGNEFVIVCGPKGAEIWLGDQQKWKILSEEDIWTTTFIDSRTALMAGRNGKMYKVELE, from the coding sequence ATGAAGAAGAATATTTTGATTGGTAGTAAAATTTCAAATTACAGCTTAATAATTATCACATTAATTTTCATTGTATCATGTGGTGATAAAAAAGTAACGCCTAAAGTTACTCAGTTAAATAGCAATACAGACGCATTAATTATCGGTTTGCAGTCATTTAACGACTCCATAGTTTGGGCAAGCGGCACTTATTCCACATTACTTAAATCCAGTAATGCAGGCGCTGACTGGCAAGTTTTTACCTATCCTAAAGTTGATAGTTTGCAATTTAGAGATGTACATCCTATTAGTGATAAAGAGGCTATTGTTTTAAGCGCTGGTGAAGGTCGATTAAGCCAAATCTTTTATTTCCATGTAGAATCAGGATGGAGAAAAGTTTTTCAAATGAAGAATAAGCAAGGTTTTATAGATGCAGTTCAGTTCTGGGAAAACGGCCAAGGATTAGTTTATGGTGATGCCATTGATTCCTTAGCTTACATTCTTAAAACCACAGATTTTGGTAGGAGCTGGGATAGAATCCCGACTGCCCCATTGACTAATGAAGGTGAAGGCGGTTTTGCCTCAAGTGGGAGCAATATTTTGACGGGAGATGAAGGTAAAGCATGGATTGCTACAGGAGCAAACGGAAGTGCAAGAGTTTTTTACACAGCAGATTATGGTAGAAGCTGGGAAGTGAAAAACACGCCTATGATGACAGGTGAATTTGCTGGTTTGACTGCCATTAAAAATTCCAATGATAAATTATGGATTACGGGTGGTGATTTGGCAATCACTGATCAACAATTGGAGAATGTATATTATTCAGAGGATGATAGTAAAAACTGGAAAACTTTACCTAAACATCAAACTCTAGGTTCTTTTTACGGAATGGCGGTTACGAATTACTTAGGTAATGAATTTGTGATTGTTTGCGGACCAAAAGGAGCTGAAATTTGGCTAGGTGACCAACAGAAATGGAAGATCTTAAGCGAGGAGGATATTTGGACAACTACTTTTATTGATAGCCGAACTGCTTTAATGGCGGGAAGAAATGGTAAAATGTATAAGGTAGAGTTGGAGTGA
- a CDS encoding UDP-N-acetylmuramoyl-tripeptide--D-alanyl-D-alanine ligase: MTQIEKLYDIYLKSTGICTDSRKLEKGNLFFALKGPNFNGNQFAQKALEEGAVAVVVDENEYHHDDNKNVLVDDALKTLQLLSIHHREQLNIPIIGITGSNGKTTSKELIHAVLAKKYNVFATEGNLNNHIGVPLSLLSIQKNHDIAIIEMGANHIGEIASYCKMAKPTHGLITNIGKAHIGEFGGFENIIIGKSELFDFLKKNDGIPFINTQDAVLKNMQKRFSNAVTFPNEGDDLELKPEKGTAFLKYSTKGFSHIETQLVGQFNYLNVAAALCIGKYFEVPMEKAIQATQEYIPENMRSQMIKTDNYTILLDAYNANPDSMELAMKSLSAIENTESAVILGDMLELGDTAELEHEKLGELAVDLGISKRYYCGKQIQSASKKDNFGKYFETKDELIEHLTAKPLKKGSTILIKGSRKNALEEIVPFLVKLEGR, from the coding sequence ATGACTCAAATAGAAAAGCTTTACGATATATATTTAAAAAGTACTGGGATTTGCACTGACAGCCGTAAGCTCGAAAAAGGAAACCTCTTTTTTGCTCTGAAAGGGCCTAATTTCAATGGAAATCAATTTGCCCAAAAAGCACTTGAAGAAGGTGCTGTGGCAGTTGTAGTAGATGAAAACGAATATCATCATGATGATAATAAAAATGTATTGGTAGATGATGCATTAAAAACACTGCAACTTTTATCAATTCATCATCGAGAGCAACTCAATATTCCTATAATCGGTATTACTGGCTCGAATGGAAAGACCACGAGCAAAGAATTAATTCATGCTGTTTTAGCTAAAAAATATAATGTTTTTGCCACTGAAGGAAATTTGAACAATCATATCGGAGTTCCTTTGAGCTTACTATCTATTCAGAAAAATCATGATATTGCTATAATTGAAATGGGTGCAAATCATATTGGTGAAATTGCTTCCTACTGCAAAATGGCAAAACCAACCCATGGTTTGATTACCAATATTGGCAAAGCACATATTGGGGAATTCGGAGGTTTTGAAAACATCATAATTGGGAAAAGTGAGCTTTTCGATTTCTTGAAAAAAAATGATGGCATTCCATTTATCAATACCCAAGATGCTGTTCTGAAAAATATGCAAAAGCGATTTTCCAATGCAGTAACTTTTCCAAATGAAGGAGACGATTTAGAACTTAAACCTGAAAAAGGGACTGCATTTTTAAAATACTCCACTAAAGGCTTTAGCCATATAGAAACCCAATTGGTAGGTCAATTTAATTATCTGAATGTGGCTGCTGCTTTATGTATAGGGAAATACTTTGAGGTTCCGATGGAAAAAGCAATTCAAGCAACGCAAGAATATATTCCAGAGAATATGCGTTCTCAGATGATTAAAACTGATAATTATACCATCTTATTGGATGCTTATAATGCCAATCCGGATTCGATGGAATTAGCTATGAAAAGCTTGAGTGCAATTGAAAATACAGAATCCGCAGTGATTTTGGGAGATATGCTGGAACTGGGTGATACAGCTGAATTAGAACATGAGAAATTAGGCGAATTAGCTGTTGATTTAGGCATAAGCAAAAGATATTATTGCGGAAAACAAATTCAATCCGCTTCCAAAAAGGATAACTTCGGCAAATACTTTGAAACTAAGGATGAGTTAATAGAACACCTAACTGCCAAACCATTGAAAAAAGGCAGTACGATCTTAATTAAAGGGTCAAGGAAAAATGCGCTGGAGGAAATTGTTCCTTTTTTGGTGAAGTTGGAGGGGAGATAG
- a CDS encoding FG-GAP-like repeat-containing protein, which produces MRLLLFFLLSGLSFIGFSQYQFIPYQDTPISHPNEADNAFPWAGGLNGVQYGKIDLNSDGIDDLAGFDRSSGRILCFLKSGNDYEYAPQYEKFFPSEIRNFFILKDYDGDGKTDLFTTGNLGITAYRNVGTINPQWERVVDFISYESLSGNEVNLQVNFNDYPYIGDIDNDGDIDILNFNFSGVESRILFYENKSADNGGDPDLGPFELVDNYWGEVEDCDCGEFAFDGEDCQGVFGRMMSNNRHAGGKSLAIFDFEEDGKLELVSSHEECSELYYFNNAASANQAPDFDSFTSDFPNQIDPARFNIYPNTMIMDILDDEKEELIISPNIEANLGSPIDFSSSNWLFQKVGNDYELLTKEFLQADMMDWGAQASPAFHDYDNDGDLDLFLSYTDLDEDENLFSAIALYENIGDSQNPAFELVTDDYLNLSNEGLANMFIQWADVDLDGRKDLVLQGTLQNSNQLRIIFQEEAGLNLNNIFNMEDVFIGFGYSVHFANILGDNHPDLLVGKSSGGLILYENTGQGRNPQFEMRDNAFLEIGDDFFRSAIRVHVADIDNDNQQDLITSDLSGNIRVFSDIENNEGEFDSLNIYNSLEQSFDDIYFGKRNNLVFVPLFDGDYPALVLGTVSGGVRIFRNSEELPVQSGEELVFQVYPNPNQSRQLYIKTNQNISISITSLNGQKVLTGQSYQAFSRQAIDLTALEGGIYIVSAIFENGKRVSRKVVLY; this is translated from the coding sequence ATGCGATTATTGCTTTTCTTTCTTCTTTCAGGACTTTCATTTATTGGTTTTTCCCAATATCAATTTATTCCCTATCAGGATACTCCAATATCCCACCCCAATGAAGCTGACAATGCTTTTCCATGGGCAGGAGGGCTGAATGGTGTTCAATACGGTAAAATTGATTTAAATAGTGATGGGATTGATGATTTGGCGGGGTTTGATCGTAGTTCAGGTAGGATTTTATGTTTCCTTAAGAGTGGAAATGATTATGAATATGCTCCACAATATGAGAAGTTTTTTCCTTCTGAAATCCGAAACTTTTTTATTCTGAAAGATTATGATGGCGATGGAAAAACAGATCTTTTTACCACAGGGAATTTGGGCATTACAGCTTATCGAAATGTAGGAACAATAAATCCACAATGGGAAAGGGTAGTAGATTTTATTAGCTACGAAAGCCTTTCAGGAAATGAAGTGAACTTACAAGTAAATTTTAATGATTATCCCTATATAGGGGATATTGATAATGATGGTGACATCGATATCCTGAATTTCAATTTTTCAGGTGTTGAAAGTCGTATTCTATTTTACGAAAATAAAAGTGCTGATAATGGAGGGGATCCTGATTTAGGCCCTTTTGAATTGGTTGATAATTATTGGGGGGAAGTGGAAGATTGCGACTGTGGTGAATTTGCTTTTGATGGTGAAGATTGTCAGGGTGTTTTTGGCAGAATGATGAGTAATAACCGTCATGCAGGAGGTAAAAGTTTAGCAATTTTTGATTTCGAAGAAGATGGTAAATTAGAGTTAGTTTCAAGCCATGAAGAATGTAGTGAGCTTTATTATTTCAATAATGCAGCATCTGCAAATCAAGCCCCTGATTTTGATAGTTTCACTTCCGATTTCCCTAATCAAATAGATCCCGCACGGTTCAATATTTATCCCAACACTATGATTATGGATATTTTGGATGATGAAAAAGAAGAATTAATCATTAGTCCGAATATTGAAGCCAATTTGGGAAGTCCTATCGATTTCTCTTCTTCCAATTGGCTCTTTCAGAAAGTAGGGAATGATTATGAATTACTCACCAAAGAATTTCTGCAAGCGGATATGATGGATTGGGGCGCTCAGGCAAGTCCTGCTTTTCATGATTATGATAATGATGGGGATTTGGATTTATTCCTTTCCTATACTGATTTAGACGAAGATGAGAATTTATTCAGTGCTATTGCACTTTATGAAAATATTGGAGACAGTCAAAATCCAGCCTTCGAATTAGTTACAGATGATTATCTCAATTTATCTAATGAAGGATTAGCCAATATGTTTATTCAGTGGGCTGATGTGGATTTAGATGGTAGAAAGGATTTGGTTTTACAAGGTACTCTTCAAAATAGCAATCAATTAAGGATCATTTTTCAAGAAGAAGCTGGCTTGAATTTGAATAATATTTTCAATATGGAAGATGTGTTTATCGGCTTTGGCTATTCTGTACATTTTGCAAATATATTGGGTGATAATCATCCAGATTTGCTGGTAGGTAAATCCTCTGGTGGATTGATTTTATATGAAAATACTGGGCAGGGTAGAAACCCTCAGTTTGAAATGAGAGATAATGCATTTTTAGAAATTGGTGATGATTTTTTCCGATCTGCAATTCGAGTCCATGTTGCGGATATAGATAATGATAATCAGCAGGATTTAATCACTTCCGATTTAAGTGGGAATATCAGGGTGTTTTCTGACATTGAAAATAATGAAGGTGAATTTGACTCTTTAAATATTTACAACTCACTCGAACAAAGTTTCGATGACATTTATTTCGGGAAAAGAAATAACTTAGTCTTTGTCCCGCTTTTCGATGGTGATTATCCAGCTTTGGTTTTAGGGACAGTATCAGGCGGGGTCAGAATTTTCAGAAATAGTGAAGAATTACCAGTTCAAAGTGGAGAAGAATTGGTTTTTCAGGTTTATCCCAATCCAAATCAAAGCAGGCAACTTTATATTAAGACCAATCAAAATATTTCAATTTCCATCACAAGCTTAAATGGGCAAAAAGTATTAACAGGGCAGTCTTACCAAGCTTTTTCCAGACAAGCCATAGATCTCACCGCTTTAGAAGGAGGTATTTATATTGTCAGTGCTATTTTTGAAAATGGCAAGAGAGTGAGTAGGAAGGTGGTTTTGTATTAG
- a CDS encoding amidohydrolase: MQDLKVTLIQTPLHWQDKQANISMLEEKIWEIEEETDLIVLPEMFNTGFSMEAEKMAEPMNLHTFKWMKQMASQKKAVVTGSYIVNDNGKYFNRLIWMQPDGNYFTYDKRHLFRMANEDEHYSPGQKDLIVELKDWKIKPLVCYDLRFPVWIRNKSNDQNELEYDLTLFVANWPAVRVNAWDTLLQARAIENVSYCLGVNRIGDDGKGIAHNGHSAIYGPKGNALYFADDREEIKTVTLSGQELIRFREKFPAQLDADGFKIN; this comes from the coding sequence ATGCAAGATTTAAAAGTAACACTTATTCAAACGCCTCTGCATTGGCAGGACAAACAGGCTAACATCTCCATGTTAGAAGAAAAGATCTGGGAGATTGAAGAAGAAACTGATCTGATTGTATTGCCTGAGATGTTTAACACAGGTTTTAGTATGGAAGCCGAAAAAATGGCCGAGCCTATGAATTTGCATACTTTCAAATGGATGAAACAGATGGCAAGTCAAAAGAAAGCGGTTGTGACTGGTTCTTATATAGTAAATGATAATGGAAAATACTTCAACCGCTTAATTTGGATGCAGCCTGACGGGAATTATTTCACCTATGATAAAAGACATTTGTTTAGAATGGCAAATGAGGATGAGCACTATTCACCAGGTCAAAAAGATTTGATAGTAGAATTAAAAGACTGGAAAATAAAGCCTTTAGTTTGTTACGATTTAAGATTTCCCGTTTGGATCCGGAATAAATCCAATGATCAAAATGAACTAGAATATGACTTAACATTGTTTGTGGCCAACTGGCCTGCTGTTCGAGTAAATGCATGGGATACATTATTACAGGCGCGCGCTATTGAAAATGTTAGCTATTGCTTAGGCGTCAATAGAATTGGAGATGATGGAAAAGGAATAGCACACAATGGGCATTCTGCTATCTATGGCCCAAAAGGTAATGCATTATATTTTGCTGATGACAGAGAAGAAATTAAAACTGTGACACTCTCAGGTCAGGAATTAATAAGATTTAGGGAGAAATTCCCAGCTCAGTTGGATGCGGATGGGTTTAAGATTAATTAA